The following proteins come from a genomic window of Achromobacter deleyi:
- the lpxO gene encoding lipid A hydroxylase LpxO, producing the protein MKWFILALFIVCATVVHYRGRVRHKFTRQALDHSTFTAPLNCFMYAFSSVPNKPYLDLDQFPELKVLLDRCEEIRAEAVNLYGDGHIKASDKYNDAGFNSFFKTGWKRFYLKWYDADHPSAEALCPVTTQVLAGIPTIKAAMFASLPPGSRLPRHRDPYAGSLRFHMGLITPNSPDCYINVDGQEYYWRDGEAVVFDETFIHYAENKTDQNRIILFADVERPMRYRWARAFNRVVGGFLLRAAAAPNQEGDATGGINRIFGAVYAVRRFGKALKKKSKPLYYLSKWALVAAIFALIFL; encoded by the coding sequence ATGAAGTGGTTCATTCTGGCGTTGTTCATCGTGTGCGCCACGGTAGTTCACTACCGTGGCCGCGTCCGGCACAAGTTCACGCGGCAGGCGTTGGATCATTCCACGTTCACGGCGCCGCTGAACTGCTTCATGTACGCGTTCTCCAGCGTGCCCAACAAGCCCTATCTCGATCTGGACCAGTTCCCGGAGCTGAAGGTCTTGCTGGACCGCTGCGAGGAAATTCGCGCCGAGGCCGTCAACCTGTACGGGGATGGCCACATCAAGGCCTCGGACAAGTACAACGATGCCGGCTTCAACTCGTTCTTCAAGACGGGCTGGAAGCGCTTCTACCTGAAGTGGTACGACGCCGACCATCCCTCGGCCGAGGCCCTCTGTCCGGTCACGACCCAGGTGCTGGCGGGCATCCCGACCATCAAGGCCGCGATGTTCGCCTCGCTGCCGCCGGGTAGCCGCCTGCCGCGCCACCGGGATCCGTACGCCGGCTCGCTGCGTTTCCACATGGGCCTGATTACGCCGAACAGCCCCGACTGCTACATCAACGTCGATGGCCAGGAATACTACTGGCGCGACGGCGAGGCAGTCGTGTTCGACGAGACCTTCATCCATTACGCCGAAAACAAGACCGACCAGAACCGGATCATCCTGTTCGCGGACGTCGAGCGGCCCATGCGTTACCGCTGGGCCCGGGCGTTCAACCGCGTGGTCGGCGGCTTCCTGCTGCGCGCGGCGGCCGCGCCCAACCAGGAGGGCGACGCCACCGGCGGTATCAACCGCATCTTCGGCGCGGTGTATGCCGTGCGCCGCTTCGGCAAGGCGCTCAAGAAGAAGAGCAAGCCGCTGTACTACCTGTCCAAATGGGCGCTGGTGGCTGCGATCTTCGCGCTGATCTTCCTGTAA
- a CDS encoding SDR family oxidoreductase: protein MDRVFITGASSGLGRALAQRYAASGATLGLLGRREDALRELADSLPGQHRCYAVDVCDRQALHAAAQDFIAFCQGRVDVVIASAGISAGTLTGHHEDYEVFKAIVDTNLLATVATFEPFVEPMRAAGGGRLVGIASVAGVRGLPGAGAYSASKSAVVTYCESLRLELAGDGIRVVTIAPGYIRTAMTAHNPYKMPFLMDADKFAQRAQAAIGHGTSYTVIPWQMGVVAKLMRLLPNAVYDRLARNAPRKPRKSDKAG, encoded by the coding sequence ATGGACAGAGTATTCATCACCGGCGCCAGCAGCGGCCTGGGCCGCGCCCTGGCGCAGCGCTACGCCGCCAGCGGCGCCACGCTCGGCCTGCTGGGCCGGCGCGAGGACGCGCTGCGGGAACTGGCCGACAGCCTGCCCGGCCAGCATCGCTGCTACGCCGTGGACGTGTGCGACCGCCAGGCGCTGCACGCGGCCGCGCAGGACTTCATTGCGTTCTGCCAGGGGCGGGTGGACGTGGTCATCGCCAGCGCCGGCATCAGCGCCGGCACCCTGACCGGGCATCACGAGGATTACGAGGTCTTCAAGGCCATCGTCGATACCAACCTGCTGGCAACCGTGGCGACCTTCGAGCCCTTCGTCGAGCCGATGCGCGCGGCCGGCGGCGGCCGGTTGGTGGGCATCGCCAGCGTCGCCGGCGTGCGCGGCCTGCCGGGCGCGGGCGCCTACAGCGCCTCCAAGTCGGCGGTGGTGACCTATTGCGAAAGCCTGCGGCTGGAACTGGCGGGCGATGGCATCCGCGTCGTCACCATCGCGCCGGGCTACATCAGGACCGCGATGACGGCGCACAACCCGTACAAGATGCCGTTCCTGATGGACGCCGACAAGTTCGCGCAGCGCGCCCAGGCCGCCATCGGGCACGGCACGTCGTACACCGTGATCCCGTGGCAGATGGGCGTGGTGGCGAAACTGATGCGCCTGCTGCCCAATGCGGTCTACGACCGGCTGGCGCGCAACGCGCCGCGCAAGCCGCGCAAGTCGGACAAGGCCGGTTGA
- a CDS encoding ABC transporter permease, translating to MNLPGHSRLPAGPVLAALLVLGFLALFLVVPVGTVFYSAFVNADGGFTIGHFGAFFNQPLMLEAFFNSLYVAGWSALLASLIAVPLAYFTVRFDFRGALIIQTLGVLPLIMPPFVGAVAMQLIFGRSGSVNLLLNDWFGFTIPFMEGLNGVIFVEALHYFPFILMNLVVALRNIDGAMEEAAFNLGARGFRLFRRVIFPLALPGYVAGTSLVFVKVFDDLGTPLVLGTTNMLAPQAYLRITQVGLEDPLGYVISVIMIAFSILALWLSARVLKGRDYSTLQKGGNSIQKRKLRPAESVLAYGWIALVLLLVLSPHMGVLLLSLASVWSFAPLPDGYTLAHYSAVFSESQGMIANTLLYCGLAAGVDVILGTAIAYLMLRTRLPARQWLDLLASAALAIPGIVLAIGLLRTFRGVEIPGTGTLLTSSWIIIMIAYSVRRLPYALRSCVAALQQINVSLEEAAQSLGATRMRTIRRVVVPLMAGGMLAGFVTSFVTAAVELSATIMLVTKDSQAPMSYGIYLYMQSAAGRGPGAALGVLAVAAVAIGTYVSHLLVERAQSRQRPARHDETA from the coding sequence ATGAATCTTCCGGGCCATTCACGCCTGCCCGCCGGCCCCGTGCTGGCCGCGCTCCTGGTGCTGGGTTTCCTGGCGCTGTTCCTGGTCGTGCCGGTGGGCACGGTGTTCTACAGCGCCTTCGTCAATGCCGACGGCGGCTTCACCATCGGCCACTTCGGCGCGTTCTTCAATCAGCCGCTGATGCTGGAGGCGTTCTTCAACAGCCTCTACGTGGCGGGCTGGTCGGCGCTGCTGGCCTCGCTGATCGCGGTGCCGCTGGCGTACTTCACGGTGCGCTTCGACTTCCGCGGCGCGCTCATCATCCAGACGCTGGGCGTGCTGCCGCTCATCATGCCGCCCTTCGTCGGCGCGGTGGCGATGCAGCTGATCTTCGGCCGCTCGGGCAGCGTCAACCTGCTGCTGAACGACTGGTTCGGCTTCACCATTCCATTCATGGAAGGGCTGAACGGCGTCATCTTCGTCGAGGCGCTGCACTACTTCCCGTTCATCCTGATGAACCTGGTGGTGGCGCTGCGCAACATCGACGGCGCCATGGAAGAAGCCGCCTTCAACCTGGGCGCGCGCGGCTTCCGGCTGTTCCGCCGCGTGATCTTCCCGCTGGCGCTGCCGGGCTACGTGGCCGGCACCTCGCTGGTGTTCGTCAAGGTGTTCGACGATCTCGGCACGCCGCTGGTGCTGGGCACCACCAACATGCTGGCGCCGCAGGCCTATCTGCGCATCACGCAGGTGGGGCTGGAGGATCCGCTGGGCTACGTCATCAGCGTCATCATGATCGCCTTCTCGATCCTGGCGCTATGGCTGTCGGCGCGGGTGCTCAAGGGCCGCGACTATTCCACGCTGCAAAAGGGCGGCAACTCGATCCAGAAGCGCAAGCTGCGCCCGGCCGAAAGCGTGCTGGCGTACGGCTGGATCGCCCTGGTGCTGCTGCTGGTGCTGTCGCCACACATGGGCGTGCTGCTGCTGTCGCTGGCCAGCGTGTGGAGCTTCGCGCCGCTGCCCGACGGCTACACGCTGGCGCACTACAGCGCGGTGTTCAGCGAGTCGCAGGGCATGATCGCCAACACCCTGCTCTATTGCGGCCTGGCGGCCGGCGTGGACGTGATCCTGGGCACCGCCATCGCCTACCTGATGCTGCGCACCCGGCTGCCGGCGCGCCAGTGGCTGGACTTGCTGGCCTCGGCGGCGCTGGCGATCCCGGGCATCGTGCTGGCGATCGGGCTGCTGCGCACCTTCCGCGGCGTGGAGATCCCGGGCACCGGCACGCTGCTGACCTCGTCGTGGATCATCATCATGATCGCGTACTCGGTGCGGCGGCTGCCCTACGCGCTGCGTTCGTGCGTGGCCGCGTTGCAGCAGATCAACGTATCGCTCGAGGAAGCGGCGCAATCGCTGGGCGCGACGCGGATGCGCACCATCCGGCGGGTGGTGGTGCCGCTGATGGCCGGCGGCATGCTGGCCGGCTTCGTGACCAGCTTCGTGACCGCGGCCGTGGAGCTGTCGGCCACCATCATGCTGGTCACCAAGGACAGCCAGGCGCCGATGAGCTATGGCATCTATCTGTACATGCAGAGCGCGGCGGGCCGCGGCCCGGGCGCGGCGCTGGGCGTGCTGGCGGTGGCCGCGGTCGCCATCGGCACGTATGTCTCGCACTTGCTGGTCGAGCGGGCCCAGTCGCGCCAGCGGCCGGCGCGCCACGACGAGACGGCCTGA
- a CDS encoding histidine phosphatase family protein — translation MTEIWFIRHGETDWNRQRRLQGWQDIPLNEFGRNQAGLLASRLREDARGTPFDAIYSSDLQRAHATATPVSEQLDLRVRVEPGIRERGFGVLEGLDLERIDVLAPEAAAAWRSRDPLRALDGGETLGQFQSRVISTVDDVASRHDGERILMFTHGGVLDIIWRHASGVPLNAPRDAALLNVSINRVGVRGRQWEVLDWGDVDHVATEVGDDVVP, via the coding sequence ATGACTGAAATCTGGTTCATCCGCCACGGCGAAACCGACTGGAACCGCCAGCGCCGACTGCAAGGCTGGCAAGACATCCCCCTGAACGAATTCGGCCGCAACCAGGCCGGCCTGCTGGCCTCGCGCCTGCGCGAAGACGCCCGCGGCACGCCGTTCGATGCGATCTACAGCAGCGACCTGCAACGCGCCCACGCCACCGCCACGCCGGTGTCCGAACAGCTGGACCTGCGCGTGCGGGTCGAACCCGGCATCCGCGAGCGCGGCTTCGGCGTGCTCGAAGGGCTGGACCTGGAGCGCATCGACGTGCTGGCGCCGGAAGCCGCGGCCGCCTGGCGCAGCCGCGATCCGCTGCGCGCGCTCGATGGCGGCGAGACGCTGGGCCAGTTCCAGTCGCGCGTGATTTCAACGGTCGACGACGTGGCCAGCCGTCACGACGGCGAACGCATCCTGATGTTCACCCACGGCGGCGTGCTGGACATCATCTGGCGCCACGCCAGCGGCGTGCCGCTGAACGCGCCGCGCGACGCGGCGCTGCTGAACGTCAGCATCAACCGCGTCGGCGTGCGCGGCCGCCAGTGGGAAGTGCTGGATTGGGGCGACGTGGACCACGTGGCCACGGAAGTGGGCGACGACGTCGTGCCGTGA
- a CDS encoding ABC transporter substrate-binding protein translates to MHAMRTALAGALLAACAAPALAGTVTVITSFPKDLTQAYKTAFEKANPGITLEILNKNTVSGIAYVRETPAGQRPEVFWASAPDAFEVLGRDKLLAKSADVANKDVPDKIGNYPINDPGGMYLGQALAGYGIVYNTRYIAAHKIPAPVEWKDLLAPHWFGHVGITSPSRSGTMHLTVETILQGEGWDDGWNTLLRMSGNSSAVTERSFGVPDGVNNGQFGAGPVIDFFGLSSKYSKFPVEFVYPSETAIVPANIALIDGAKNTEEGKKFIAFTLSQAGQELLLEPKISRLPVLPYSALAGKVPQGYPDPAEIARRSKVQFNADLSQTRYYVVQSLYDQTVTFRLKELQAATKAIYDAEAKLGDKGKSGKPAELLAQARKLAWAPLVDGKQAADPEFLKIFSGNKKDAAVNQQITKLEGEWNGTAKSNYEQAVKLAREAAAL, encoded by the coding sequence ATGCATGCAATGCGCACAGCCCTTGCAGGGGCGCTGCTGGCCGCCTGCGCCGCCCCCGCCCTGGCGGGCACCGTCACGGTGATCACGTCGTTCCCGAAAGATTTGACCCAGGCCTACAAGACCGCGTTCGAGAAGGCCAACCCCGGCATCACGCTGGAAATCCTCAACAAGAACACCGTGTCCGGCATCGCCTACGTGCGCGAGACGCCGGCCGGCCAGCGTCCGGAAGTGTTCTGGGCCAGCGCGCCGGACGCCTTCGAGGTGCTGGGCCGCGACAAGCTGCTGGCCAAGTCGGCGGACGTCGCCAACAAGGACGTGCCGGACAAGATCGGCAACTACCCCATCAACGACCCGGGCGGCATGTACCTGGGCCAGGCGCTGGCCGGCTACGGCATCGTCTACAACACGCGCTACATCGCGGCGCACAAGATCCCCGCGCCGGTCGAATGGAAAGACCTGCTGGCGCCGCATTGGTTCGGCCACGTCGGCATCACCTCGCCGTCGCGCTCGGGCACCATGCACCTGACGGTCGAGACCATCCTGCAGGGCGAAGGCTGGGACGACGGCTGGAACACGCTGCTGCGCATGTCGGGCAACAGCAGCGCCGTGACCGAGCGCTCGTTCGGCGTGCCGGACGGCGTCAACAACGGCCAGTTCGGCGCGGGGCCGGTGATCGACTTCTTCGGCCTGTCGAGCAAGTATTCGAAGTTCCCGGTGGAGTTCGTCTATCCCTCCGAGACCGCCATCGTGCCGGCCAACATCGCGCTGATCGACGGCGCCAAGAACACCGAGGAAGGCAAGAAGTTCATCGCCTTCACGCTCAGCCAGGCGGGCCAGGAACTGCTGCTGGAGCCGAAGATCTCGCGCCTGCCGGTGCTGCCGTATTCGGCGCTGGCCGGCAAGGTGCCGCAGGGCTATCCCGACCCGGCCGAGATCGCGCGCCGCAGCAAGGTGCAGTTCAACGCCGACCTGTCGCAGACGCGCTACTACGTGGTGCAGTCGCTGTACGACCAGACCGTCACGTTCCGGTTGAAGGAATTGCAGGCGGCGACCAAGGCGATCTACGACGCCGAGGCCAAGCTCGGCGACAAGGGCAAGAGCGGCAAGCCGGCCGAACTGCTGGCGCAGGCCCGCAAGCTGGCCTGGGCACCGCTGGTCGACGGCAAGCAGGCCGCCGATCCCGAGTTCCTGAAGATCTTCAGCGGCAACAAGAAGGACGCCGCGGTCAACCAGCAGATCACCAAGCTGGAAGGCGAATGGAACGGCACGGCCAAGAGCAATTATGAGCAGGCCGTGAAGCTGGCGCGGGAGGCCGCGGCGCTGTAA
- a CDS encoding LysR family transcriptional regulator, protein MEIYQIRAFVTVARLGNLTRAAEALSLTQPAVTAQIKALEQSLGVALFDRSGGRLALAKAGEMLLPTAESLLVLGAQFKSEAQQLQGSLQGVVELGLPSEKPDFLRLGELAAAITQRLPLIELKTQIQPTVVLAEQVSTGRLPAALTIAAHPPRGVLWLPLRSVRYRIALPTEHATVLKRGGWREVAQLPWLDGPAGSHTHLLLRDMFERHGLSPRIAMQNDDQANLEALVRAGAGCALLREETALAGAASGDFMVWGQARADAMLGFILPYERASEPALVALSSIIQAIWKPRAPVAPEPL, encoded by the coding sequence ATGGAAATCTATCAGATCCGCGCCTTCGTCACGGTCGCCCGCCTGGGCAACCTGACGCGGGCCGCCGAAGCGCTGTCGCTGACCCAGCCCGCTGTCACCGCGCAGATCAAGGCGCTCGAACAGAGCCTGGGGGTGGCCCTATTCGACCGCAGCGGCGGACGGCTGGCGCTGGCCAAGGCTGGCGAGATGCTGCTGCCCACCGCCGAATCGCTGCTGGTGCTGGGCGCGCAATTCAAGTCCGAGGCGCAGCAGCTGCAGGGCAGCCTGCAGGGCGTGGTGGAGTTGGGCCTGCCCAGCGAAAAACCCGACTTCCTGCGGCTGGGCGAGCTGGCCGCGGCCATCACGCAGCGGCTGCCGCTGATCGAATTGAAGACGCAGATCCAGCCCACCGTGGTGCTGGCCGAGCAGGTCAGCACCGGCCGGTTGCCGGCGGCGCTGACCATCGCCGCGCATCCGCCGCGCGGCGTGCTGTGGCTGCCGCTGCGCAGCGTGCGCTACCGCATCGCGTTGCCGACCGAACACGCCACGGTGCTCAAGCGCGGCGGCTGGCGCGAGGTGGCGCAATTGCCGTGGCTGGACGGACCGGCCGGCAGCCATACCCACCTGCTGCTGCGCGACATGTTCGAGCGCCACGGGCTGTCGCCGCGCATCGCCATGCAGAACGACGACCAGGCCAACCTGGAGGCGCTGGTGCGGGCGGGCGCCGGTTGCGCGCTGCTGCGCGAGGAAACCGCGCTGGCCGGCGCGGCCTCGGGCGACTTCATGGTGTGGGGCCAGGCGCGGGCCGACGCCATGCTGGGATTCATCCTGCCCTATGAACGCGCTAGCGAGCCCGCGCTGGTCGCGTTAAGCTCGATCATTCAAGCCATCTGGAAGCCGCGCGCGCCCGTCGCGCCCGAGCCGCTCTGA
- a CDS encoding ABC transporter ATP-binding protein, with protein sequence MKKVSVECRNIRLSYGRTEVLKDVNINIEPGEFFALLGPSGSGKSTLLRLIAGFNRQDAGQLLVDGKDISAIPPWNRNIGMVFQNYALWPHMTVWDNVAFGLVERKLPREQIRAKVEAALELVGLSQYARRRPNQLSGGQQQRVALARTIVIEPQVLLLDEPLSNLDKKLRVQMRQDLLSLQRRLGITTIFVTHDQEEAMTTADRMAVLDHGVVQQIGAPSTLFDYPVNRFVANFVGTMNVLEGEVRERTSGSVVLAVEGVGDLHLPLAAEAPAAQRLAASFRPHTVQIEMADGLGDARYVWLPGVVESSEFLGEFTRYQVQIGEQRLTADQSHLAGLSPFPVGAPVSIGLEPTQVRLLAA encoded by the coding sequence ATGAAGAAAGTCAGCGTTGAATGCCGCAACATCCGGCTGTCGTACGGCAGGACGGAAGTGCTCAAGGACGTCAACATCAACATCGAACCGGGCGAGTTCTTCGCCCTGCTGGGGCCGTCTGGCTCGGGCAAGTCCACCCTGCTGCGCCTGATCGCGGGCTTCAACCGGCAGGACGCCGGGCAGTTGCTGGTGGACGGCAAGGACATCAGCGCCATCCCGCCGTGGAACCGCAACATCGGCATGGTGTTCCAGAACTACGCGCTGTGGCCGCACATGACGGTGTGGGACAACGTCGCGTTCGGGCTGGTCGAACGCAAGCTGCCACGCGAGCAGATCCGCGCCAAGGTCGAGGCCGCGCTGGAACTGGTGGGGCTGTCTCAATACGCCCGCCGCCGTCCCAACCAGCTGTCCGGCGGCCAGCAGCAGCGCGTGGCGCTGGCGCGCACCATCGTGATCGAGCCGCAGGTGCTGCTGCTGGACGAACCGCTGTCCAACCTGGACAAGAAACTGCGCGTGCAGATGCGCCAGGACCTGCTGAGCCTGCAGCGGCGGCTCGGCATCACCACCATCTTCGTCACCCACGACCAGGAAGAGGCCATGACCACCGCCGATCGCATGGCGGTGCTGGACCACGGCGTGGTGCAGCAGATCGGCGCGCCCAGCACGCTGTTCGACTACCCGGTGAACCGTTTCGTGGCCAATTTCGTCGGCACCATGAACGTGCTGGAGGGCGAGGTGCGCGAGCGCACCAGCGGCAGCGTGGTGCTGGCGGTGGAAGGCGTGGGCGACCTGCACCTGCCGTTGGCGGCCGAGGCGCCGGCGGCGCAGCGCCTGGCGGCCAGTTTCCGGCCGCACACGGTGCAGATCGAGATGGCCGACGGGCTGGGCGACGCGCGCTACGTGTGGCTGCCGGGCGTGGTGGAAAGCAGCGAGTTCCTGGGCGAATTCACCCGCTACCAGGTGCAGATCGGCGAACAGCGCCTGACGGCCGACCAGTCGCACCTGGCGGGGCTGTCCCCCTTCCCGGTGGGCGCGCCGGTGTCGATCGGGCTGGAACCGACCCAGGTGCGGCTGCTTGCCGCCTGA
- the carB gene encoding carbamoyl-phosphate synthase large subunit, translating into MPKRTDLKSILIIGAGPIIIGQACEFDYSGAQACKALKAEGYRTILVNSNPATIMTDPETADVTYIEPITWQAVEKIIEREKPDALLPTMGGQTALNCALDLAHHGVLKKHNVELIGANEHAIEKAEDRQKFKLAMTDIGLESAKSGVAHSMDEAWEVQRRIAAEVGTSGFPAVIRPSFTMGGSGGGIAYNAEEFETICRRGLEASPTSELLIEESLLGWKEFEMEVVRDKADNCIIVCSIENLDPMGVHTGDSITVAPAQTLTDKEYQIMRNASIAVLREIGVDTGGSNVQFAVNPENGRMIVIEMNPRVSRSSALASKATGFPIAKVAARLAVGYTLDELKNEITGGATPASFEPSIDYVVTKVPRFAFEKFPTADARLTTQMKSVGEVMAIGRTFQESFQKALRGLEVGVDGLNQKTTDREKLQVELGEPGPERIWYVGDAFAQGFTLDEVHNITHIDPWFLSQIKEIVDIELALEQKTLSDLDYATLWELKRRGFSDRRLAFLLDTVESEVRKLRHQLNVRPVYKRVDTCAAEFATRTAYMYSTYEEECEAAPTDRKKIVVLGGGPNRIGQGIEFDYCCVHAALALRDDGYETIMVNCNPETVSTDYDTSDRLYFEPLTLEDVLEIVHKENPVGMIVQYGGQTPLKLARALEANGVPIIGTSPESIDIAEDRERFQKLLNKLGLRQPPNRTARTEAEALAHATEIGYPLVVRPSYVLGGRAMEIVHEQQDLERYMREAVKVSNDSPVLLDRFLNNATEVDVDCLADGETVFIGGVMEHIEQAGVHSGDSACSLPPYSLSADVIAEIKRQTGMMAKALNVSGLMNVQFAIQGGDVYVLEVNPRASRTVPYVSKATGLQLAKIAARAMAGQTLAAQGITKEVVPPYFSVKEAVFPFVKFPGVDTILGPEMKSTGEVMGVGTSFGEAFVKSQLAAGVRLPESGTVFISVKNQDKPRAVEVARGLHALGFKLVATRGTAAEIEAAGIPVQRVNKVTEGRPHIVDMVKNGEISLVINTVEERRNAIVDSRTIRTQSLAARVTFFTTIAGARAAVEGMQYLRQGLGLQVYSLQELHASLSDK; encoded by the coding sequence ATGCCCAAGCGTACAGACCTAAAAAGCATTCTCATCATCGGCGCCGGCCCCATCATCATCGGGCAGGCGTGCGAATTCGACTATTCCGGCGCGCAAGCGTGCAAGGCGCTCAAGGCCGAGGGTTACCGCACCATCCTGGTGAACAGCAACCCCGCCACGATCATGACGGACCCGGAAACGGCCGACGTCACCTACATCGAGCCCATCACCTGGCAAGCCGTCGAAAAGATCATCGAGCGTGAAAAGCCCGATGCGCTGCTGCCCACCATGGGCGGCCAGACCGCGCTGAACTGCGCGCTCGACCTGGCCCACCACGGCGTGCTGAAGAAGCACAACGTCGAACTGATCGGCGCCAACGAGCACGCCATCGAAAAGGCCGAAGACCGCCAGAAGTTCAAGCTGGCCATGACCGACATCGGCCTGGAATCGGCCAAGTCGGGCGTCGCCCACAGCATGGACGAAGCCTGGGAAGTGCAGCGCCGCATCGCCGCGGAAGTGGGCACCTCGGGCTTCCCCGCCGTGATCCGCCCCAGCTTCACCATGGGCGGCTCGGGCGGCGGCATCGCCTACAACGCCGAAGAATTCGAAACCATCTGCCGCCGCGGCCTGGAAGCCTCGCCCACCAGCGAGCTGCTGATCGAAGAGTCGCTGCTGGGCTGGAAGGAATTCGAGATGGAAGTGGTCCGCGACAAGGCGGACAACTGCATCATCGTCTGCTCCATCGAGAACCTCGACCCCATGGGCGTGCACACCGGTGACTCCATCACCGTGGCGCCGGCCCAGACGCTGACCGACAAGGAATACCAGATCATGCGTAACGCATCGATCGCGGTGTTGCGCGAGATCGGCGTGGACACGGGCGGCTCGAACGTGCAGTTCGCGGTCAATCCCGAGAACGGCCGCATGATCGTCATCGAGATGAACCCGCGCGTGTCGCGTTCGTCGGCGCTGGCATCCAAGGCCACGGGCTTTCCCATCGCCAAGGTCGCCGCGCGCCTGGCCGTGGGCTACACGCTGGACGAGCTCAAGAACGAAATCACCGGCGGCGCCACGCCCGCCTCGTTCGAACCGTCGATCGACTACGTGGTCACCAAGGTGCCGCGTTTCGCCTTCGAGAAATTCCCCACCGCCGACGCGCGCCTGACCACCCAGATGAAGTCCGTGGGTGAAGTCATGGCCATCGGCCGCACCTTCCAGGAATCGTTCCAGAAGGCGCTGCGCGGCCTGGAAGTCGGCGTCGACGGCCTGAACCAGAAGACCACCGACCGCGAAAAGCTGCAGGTCGAGCTGGGCGAACCCGGTCCGGAACGCATCTGGTACGTGGGCGACGCCTTCGCGCAAGGCTTCACGCTGGACGAAGTGCACAACATCACGCACATCGACCCGTGGTTCTTGTCGCAGATCAAGGAAATCGTCGACATCGAGCTGGCGCTCGAACAGAAGACGCTGTCCGACCTGGACTACGCCACCCTGTGGGAACTGAAGCGTCGCGGTTTCTCCGACCGCCGCCTGGCGTTCCTGCTGGACACCGTGGAATCCGAAGTGCGCAAGCTGCGTCACCAGCTGAACGTGCGCCCGGTCTACAAGCGCGTCGACACCTGCGCCGCCGAATTCGCCACCCGCACGGCCTACATGTACTCGACCTACGAGGAAGAGTGCGAAGCCGCGCCCACCGACCGCAAGAAGATCGTGGTGCTGGGCGGTGGCCCGAACCGCATCGGCCAGGGCATCGAGTTCGACTACTGCTGCGTGCATGCCGCGCTGGCGCTGCGTGACGACGGCTACGAGACCATCATGGTCAACTGCAACCCGGAAACCGTCTCCACCGACTACGACACCTCCGATCGCCTGTACTTCGAGCCGCTGACGCTCGAAGACGTGCTGGAAATCGTCCACAAGGAAAACCCGGTCGGCATGATCGTCCAGTACGGCGGCCAGACCCCGCTGAAGCTGGCGCGCGCGCTGGAGGCCAACGGCGTGCCGATCATCGGCACCAGCCCGGAATCCATCGACATCGCCGAAGACCGCGAGCGCTTCCAGAAGCTGCTGAACAAGCTCGGCCTGCGCCAGCCGCCCAACCGCACGGCCCGCACCGAAGCCGAGGCCCTGGCCCACGCCACCGAGATCGGCTACCCGCTGGTGGTGCGTCCCAGCTACGTGCTGGGCGGCCGCGCGATGGAAATCGTGCACGAGCAGCAGGACCTCGAGCGCTACATGCGCGAGGCCGTGAAGGTCAGCAATGACTCGCCCGTGCTGCTGGACCGCTTCCTGAACAACGCCACCGAAGTCGACGTGGACTGCCTGGCCGACGGCGAAACCGTCTTCATCGGCGGCGTCATGGAACACATCGAGCAGGCCGGCGTGCACTCGGGCGACTCCGCCTGCAGCCTGCCGCCTTACTCGCTGTCGGCCGACGTCATCGCCGAGATCAAGCGCCAGACCGGCATGATGGCCAAGGCCCTGAACGTCAGCGGCCTGATGAACGTGCAGTTCGCCATCCAGGGCGGCGACGTCTACGTGCTGGAAGTGAACCCGCGCGCCTCGCGCACGGTGCCCTACGTGTCCAAGGCCACCGGCCTGCAACTGGCCAAGATCGCCGCGCGCGCCATGGCCGGCCAGACGCTGGCGGCCCAGGGTATCACCAAGGAAGTCGTGCCGCCTTACTTCTCGGTCAAGGAAGCCGTGTTCCCGTTCGTGAAGTTCCCGGGCGTGGACACCATCCTCGGCCCGGAAATGAAGTCGACCGGTGAAGTCATGGGCGTGGGCACCAGCTTCGGCGAAGCCTTCGTCAAGTCGCAGCTGGCCGCCGGTGTGCGCCTGCCGGAATCCGGCACGGTGTTCATCAGCGTGAAGAACCAGGACAAGCCCCGCGCCGTGGAAGTGGCGCGCGGCCTGCACGCCCTGGGCTTCAAGCTGGTGGCCACGCGTGGCACGGCCGCCGAGATCGAAGCGGCCGGCATTCCGGTGCAGCGCGTCAACAAGGTCACCGAAGGCCGTCCGCACATCGTCGACATGGTCAAGAACGGTGAGATATCGCTGGTCATCAACACCGTCGAAGAGCGTCGCAACGCCATCGTCGATTCGCGCACCATCCGTACGCAGTCGCTGGCGGCCCGCGTGACGTTCTTCACCACCATCGCCGGCGCTCGCGCGGCCGTCGAGGGCATGCAATATCTGCGTCAGGGTCTGGGTCTGCAGGTGTATTCGCTGCAGGAACTTCACGCGTCCTTGTCGGACAAATAG